The DNA segment GCTGGGCTGGACGCGCCGGGGCTCGCCTTCGGCCTTGGGGAAGTGGGGCGGGTAGGGCGCCTCGCCCTGGCCCTCGCGCTTTTGCTTCTCCGCAAGCTCGAGCAGCGGGTCGAGCGAGTAGTGCCTTTCGTCGATCGCCTCGCTGGGGTCTCCTACCTCTTTGAAGCGCCGTGGCACAGTCTCGATGGTGTAGTCCTCCATGCGGCAGTCCGGGACCTCTGGCCACTCGAGCGGACAGGAGACGCGCGCGTCCGGCGTGGGGCGCACGGAGTACGCGGAAGCCACTGTCCGGTCGCGGGCGTTCTGGTTGTAATCGATGAAGACGCCGTGGCGTTCTTCTTTCCACCACTTCGTCGTCGCGATCTCCGGCAGGCGGCGCTCGACCTCGCGGGCCAGGGCAAGGGCCGCCCGGCGAACCTCCGTGAACTCCCACTTCGGCTCGATGCGGACGTTGACGTGGATGCCACGCGACCCGGAGGTCTTCGGGAAGCCGCGGTAGCCGAAGTCCGCAAGCACCTCGTTGACCCCCAGGGCCACCTCTCGCACCAGGGCCCACGTGGCCTCGGGCGTCGGGTCGAGGTCGATGCGCAGTTCGTCCGGGTGGTCGACGTCGTCGACGCGCACCGGCCAGGGGTTGAGGTCGATGCAGCCCGTGTTTATGACCCATGCCAGGTCGGAGGCCTCCTCGCAGACCACGAGGTCGGCGCTGCGGCCGCTGGGGAAGGTGATCAGGGCCGTGTACATCCAGTCGGGCAGGTTGGCGGGCGCGCGCTTCTGGAAGAAGGGCTCCTTATCGGCGCCGTTGACAAAGCGCTTGAGGACCATGGGCCGGCGGTAGACGCCGCGGAGGGCGCCCTCGGCGACCGACAGGTAGTAGTTCACGAGGTCGAGCTTGGTATACCCGCGCTCGGGGAAGAAGACCTTGTCCGGGTTGGTGATCGAGACCTCGTGGCCGTTGAGCTCGAGGACCAGCGACTTCGCGGGCATGCGCCTACTTTACGACGAACGAACTGGGGGCCGCGCCTCCTCGCGCCCGGACGACCGTGTACCTCACACCTGACGCCGCGCTTTCGGCGAACGCAGGCGCGGGGTGATGCGGAGGCCGGGCGTGCCCTACGGGGGCGCCGCGGGCTTGCCATAGGGAGGCTGCCGCCGGCCTCGTAGACGCGCTCGACTGCGGCCATGATGTCCGCGAGGGAATCATAGCTGCGGTCCTCGATCTGGGCGAGGACGTGCGGCACCTCGCGGTCCACGCCGCCGTTGTCCATGGCGCGGCGGCAGATTGCGGGCTTGGACGCGGGGTAGTCGAGGCCCTGTAGGGCGTCTGCATACTCCTCGGGCGCGGCGTTGCGCAGGAGTCTCTCGCCTTCCAGGTCTCTGCGCCGCGCTGTGTCGTTTTGCCGCTGAGACATCGCGCCCTCCCTGACACCGTTAGCGGTGAGACGTCCGTCCGGGCGCCTCACCGCTGGTATAGCTCAACCTAGCGCCAGGCGGGCGACGGCGGAGTAAGCGGCCTCCGCAAGAAGGTAAAGGACGCGTTACGGGCGCCCGCGGACTCCTCCGCCGGCCAGCGCGCGGCCCCGGCCCGGAAGTGATGGCCGCGGCGGCGTATGCTCTTGGGCGTGACGCCGACCGAGGCCCTGCGGCGAATCGCCTTCCTCCTCGAACGCAAAGCGGAGCCCTCATACCGGGTGCAGGCGTTCCGCCGGGCCGCTGCGACCCTCGAGGCGCTGCCGGCAGACCTGGTGGAAGCGATGGCCCGTGATGGCCGGCTGCGCGAGCTGCCCGGCATCGGCGAGTCCACGGAACGGGTGGTGCTGGAGGCGCTTGCGGGCGAGGTGCCCGCGTATCTGCAGCGCCTCCTGGAGGCCGAGGAGCCGCGCAGGGAGGAGGCGGCGGTCCAGGCGATCCTCACGGCGCTGCGCGGCGACTGCCACGTCCACTCCGACTGGTCGGACGGCGCCTGCCCGATCCCGGAGATAGCGGCGACGGCGATCGAGCTAGGCCATGAGTACATCGTGCTGAGCGACCATTCGCCGCGTCTCAAGGTGGCGAACGGGCTCAGCCGAGAGAGGCTGTTGCAGCAGCTCGACGTCGTCGCCGACCTGAACAGGCGCCTGGCGCCCTTCCGTATCCTCACCGGCATCGAGGTCGACATCAACGAGGACGGGTCCCTGGACCAGGACGAAGACCTGCTGGCGCGCGTCGACGTGGTCGTGGCGAGCGTGCACAGCAAGCTGCGGGCGCCGAGCGCGGAGATGACGCCGCGCATGCTGCGGGCGATCGCGAACCCTCACACGGACATACTGGGGCACTGCACGGGCCGCCTCATCGTCGGCCGCGGACGGCCGGAGTCGGCGTTCGACGCGCCGGCGGTGTTCGAAGCCTGCGCCCTGCTCGACAAGGCGGTCGAGATCAACTCGCGGCCGGAACGGCTGGACCCGCCTGACAACCTCTTGCGGCTGGCGGCTGACCTGGGTTGCCGCTTCGCCATCGACAGCGACGCGCACGCGCCGGGACAGATGGCGTGGCTCCGCTACGGCGCGGAGAAGGCGGCTACCGCCGGGATCGGGGCCGAGCGGATCGTAAACACGATGCCGGCCGATGACCTTGTGGCCTGGGCGCGCTCCCACGCTCGCTAGGAAATCAGGCGCTCCAATAACCTCGGGTGCGGCGCAGGGCAAGCCCGCCCGGCAGTGAATCGGTGCCGGTTGCGCGCGACGAAGCGGTAGAGGGGCTCGCGGATCGGGACAGGCACGAACCTCAGGACGCCGAGCAAGCGCCACGGCAGGGGCAGGGCCGACAGCACCCGCAGCGCCGCCGTCGAACCGGTGTAGGCGCCCTCAGCGTCGACCAGCGCGACGGCATCGAGCGCTACCGGGTCGATGCCATGCTCTGCAAGCAGCTCTCGGGCGCGGATGGACGCAACGCCGCCGTACCGGAAGCGCCCGACCCGGTCACGCGCCGCGACGAAGTTCGCCGAGCGGCTGCAGAGGGCGCACGAGGCGTCGTAGATGATGACGGCGCGTCGCGGGGGTCGAGACGAGGTCATCGGCGGTGACACCGCCAGCGTAGCGGATCAGGGCAGCCGCCGGGCCCGCGACGCCGCGCGCGTCGGGAGCGGGTGGGGCGCGAGGCGCAGCGGGGGCGGGCGCAGCGGTGCTGCGCCCGTACGAGGTGTGAGGGAGGTGGCCGGCGCAGCAGTGCTGCGCCCCTACGATTGTCCGGGGGGTGGCGGCGTGGAGGGGGGACGGTCAGGGGATGACGCCGCGTTCCTTGAGGGCGGCGATTCGTTCCCAGTCGTAGCCGAGCTCGAGGAGGACTTCCTCGGTGTGCTGGCCGAGCTCTGGGACGGGGCCCTGGGATGACCAGGGCGTGCCGTAGAAGTCGACGGGCGTGGCGACCATTTCGACCTGGCCGCCATCACCGCCGGGGACGCGGACCACGACGCCGTTGGCGCGGACGGCCGGGTCATCGAGGGCTTCGGCGATGGTCTGGACAGGCGCCCACCAGACGTCTTCGCGGTCGAAGGCCGCGCCCCATTCGGCGAGAGGCTTCTTCGCGAACTCGCGGTCGAGCTCTCTCACGAGCGCCTCGGAGTTGATGGCGCGGGCCATGATGCTGCCGAAACGTTCGTCGTTCGCGAGGTCGTCCCGCCCGAGGGCGCGGACGAGGTCGGGCCAGTGGCGGTCGCCCTGGAGAAGGAGGAGCCAGAACCAGCGGCCGTCCGCGGCGCGGAAGCAGTTGATGATCGGGTTGGGCGCATGGTAGCGGTCGTACGGAGTGATGGGCATGCCGGCGCGGAGGACGGTGTTGTAGTCCCAGCCCATCATGTAGGCCCCGATGCGCGTGAGAGAGACGGCCACGCGCTGGCCTTCGCCGGACCGCTCGCGGTGGAAGAGGGCGGCGGAGACGGCGGCGGCGGCGCCGAGGCCGGTCATGTGGTCCCCCATTCCGCCGCGCTGTTGGGGCGGGGGCTCGTCGGGAGCCGAGGCCGGGACGAGGGACCGGGCGACGCCGGCGCGCGCCCAGAAGGCGCCGACGTCGTAGGCGGCGCGGTCGGCGTCTGGGGTGTCGGGGCCGTAGCCGGTCACCTGGCAGTAGACGATGCGCGGGTTGGCCTTGCGGACGTTGTCGTAGTCGAGCCCGAGGCGGGAGATCGACCCCGGGCGCACGTTCGTTATGAAGACGTCTGCTTCGGCCACGAGGCGGCGGGCGATCTCGGCCGCTTCTGGCCTGGAAAGGTCGAGGGCAACGCTGCGCTTGCCGCGGTTGTCGAGCTCGAAGGGCGGATTGACGCTGCCGGGCCCGAACGCCCTCCCCAGGCCGCGGAAGGGGTCGCCCTCCGGCGGCTCGATCTTTATTACGGAGGCGCCCCAGTCGGCAAGGATCGCCGCGGCGGAGGGGCCGGCGACCCAGAACCCCATCTCTACGACCTTCACGCCCTCCATCGGACCGGGCATGCGCTCCCTCCTCGGGTGCAGTTTCGGCGCTCGAATTATAGGGGCTTCCCCTGAGGCGTTCCCCCAATATTGGCCGGCGACGGACTGCCGAC comes from the Dehalococcoidia bacterium genome and includes:
- a CDS encoding DCC1-like thiol-disulfide oxidoreductase family protein, whose product is MTSSRPPRRAVIIYDASCALCSRSANFVAARDRVGRFRYGGVASIRARELLAEHGIDPVALDAVALVDAEGAYTGSTAALRVLSALPLPWRLLGVLRFVPVPIREPLYRFVARNRHRFTAGRACPAPHPRLLERLIS
- a CDS encoding CoA transferase, giving the protein MPGPMEGVKVVEMGFWVAGPSAAAILADWGASVIKIEPPEGDPFRGLGRAFGPGSVNPPFELDNRGKRSVALDLSRPEAAEIARRLVAEADVFITNVRPGSISRLGLDYDNVRKANPRIVYCQVTGYGPDTPDADRAAYDVGAFWARAGVARSLVPASAPDEPPPQQRGGMGDHMTGLGAAAAVSAALFHRERSGEGQRVAVSLTRIGAYMMGWDYNTVLRAGMPITPYDRYHAPNPIINCFRAADGRWFWLLLLQGDRHWPDLVRALGRDDLANDERFGSIMARAINSEALVRELDREFAKKPLAEWGAAFDREDVWWAPVQTIAEALDDPAVRANGVVVRVPGGDGGQVEMVATPVDFYGTPWSSQGPVPELGQHTEEVLLELGYDWERIAALKERGVIP
- the ligD gene encoding non-homologous end-joining DNA ligase codes for the protein MPAKSLVLELNGHEVSITNPDKVFFPERGYTKLDLVNYYLSVAEGALRGVYRRPMVLKRFVNGADKEPFFQKRAPANLPDWMYTALITFPSGRSADLVVCEEASDLAWVINTGCIDLNPWPVRVDDVDHPDELRIDLDPTPEATWALVREVALGVNEVLADFGYRGFPKTSGSRGIHVNVRIEPKWEFTEVRRAALALAREVERRLPEIATTKWWKEERHGVFIDYNQNARDRTVASAYSVRPTPDARVSCPLEWPEVPDCRMEDYTIETVPRRFKEVGDPSEAIDERHYSLDPLLELAEKQKREGQGEAPYPPHFPKAEGEPRRVQPS
- a CDS encoding PHP domain-containing protein — protein: MTPTEALRRIAFLLERKAEPSYRVQAFRRAAATLEALPADLVEAMARDGRLRELPGIGESTERVVLEALAGEVPAYLQRLLEAEEPRREEAAVQAILTALRGDCHVHSDWSDGACPIPEIAATAIELGHEYIVLSDHSPRLKVANGLSRERLLQQLDVVADLNRRLAPFRILTGIEVDINEDGSLDQDEDLLARVDVVVASVHSKLRAPSAEMTPRMLRAIANPHTDILGHCTGRLIVGRGRPESAFDAPAVFEACALLDKAVEINSRPERLDPPDNLLRLAADLGCRFAIDSDAHAPGQMAWLRYGAEKAATAGIGAERIVNTMPADDLVAWARSHAR